In a genomic window of Helianthus annuus cultivar XRQ/B chromosome 10, HanXRQr2.0-SUNRISE, whole genome shotgun sequence:
- the LOC110886244 gene encoding protein ALP1-like, whose translation MKDTKPTIPNTPTNKPTKDRKRKAVDLNYDLNLSTTSTGDTTEKSGDGPQRRLWVKTRSPDWWDEYNREDVSELEFKKAFKMGKNTFNLICDELSATVAKENTMLRDAVPVRQRVAVCVWRLASGESLRLVSKKFGLGISTCHKIVLEVCSAIKDVLMPKYLQWPDKSSVKVISNEFETLSGIPNVVGSMYTTHIPIIAPKVNVSAYFNKRHTDRKQKTCYSVTVQGVVDQAGVFTDVCIGWPGSMPDDQVLEKSALYQRASGGLLKGVWIVGGSGYPLMDWILVPYTQPHLTWTQHAFNEKIGEILKVSKDAFARLKGRWSCLQKRTEMKLQDLPVVLGACCVLHNICELRGEEIEPELVVEVVDDEMVPEIALRSEVAMKARDTMAHNLLHHNHAGTSFL comes from the coding sequence ATGAAAGACACCAAACCCACCATCCCCAACACCCCAACAAACAAACCCACAAAAGATCGCAAGCGAAAAGCCGTCGATTTAAACTATGATTTGAATCTTTCCACCACCAGCACCGGCGACACGACGGAGAAATCCGGCGACGGCCCACAACGGCGGTTGTGGGTTAAAACCAGATCGCCAGATTGGTGGGATGAGTACAACCGTGAAGATGTTTCAGAACTTGAGTTTAAAAAAGCGTTTAAAATGGGGAAAAACACGTTTAACTTGATTTGCGACGAACTTAGTGCAACCGTCGCTAAAGAGAACACTATGCTGCGAGATGCGGTTCCTGTACGGCAAAGGGTGGCTGTTTGTGTGTGGAGATTAGCCTCCGGTGAGTCTTTACGACTGGTGAGTAAGAAATTTGGGTTAGGGATATCCACGTGTCATAAAATTGTTCTTGAGGTTTGTTCTGCTATCAAAGATGTGTTAATGCCTAAATATTTACAATGGCCGGATAAATCGTCAGTAAAAGTAATTAGCAACGAATTTGAGACACTTTCAGGGATACCCAATGTTGTAGGATCAATGTACACAACTCATATACCAATAATAGCTCCTAAGGTTAATGTATCTGCTTATTTTAACAAGCGGCATACGGACCGAAAGCAGAAGACTTGTTACTCAGTTACGGTCCAGGGTGTGGTCGATCAAGCCGGGGTGTTTACTGATGTGTGTATCGGGTGGCCCGGGTCGATGCCGGATGATCAAGTGTTGGAAAAATCTGCACTTTATCAAAGGGCTAGTGGTGGGCTGTTGAAAGGGGTGTGGATTGTTGGTGGGTCTGGTTACCCGTTGATGGATTGGATTTTGGTGCCGTACACGCAGCCGCATTTGACGTGGACTCAACACGCGTTTAACGAGAAGATCGGTGAGATTTTGAAGGTGTCGAAAGATGCGTTTGCGAGGTTGAAAGGGAGGTGGTCTTGTTTGCAGAAGAGAACCGAAATGAAGCTGCAAGATTTGCCGGTTGTGCTTGGGGCGTGTTGTGTTTTGCATAATATATGTGAGTTGAGAGGAGAAGAGATCGAACCCGAGTTGGTTGTTGAGGTTGTGGATGATGAGATGGTTCCGGAAATTGCGTTGAGGTCTGAGGTTGCGATGAAGGCGAGAGATACGATGGCGCATAATCTTTTGCATCATAATCATGCTGGAACTTCATTCTTGTGA